GCTATCGAAGCTCTGAAGAATCAGAAAATCGGCTCGCTGGGGATGGATGTGTATGAAAACGAACGCGACCTGTTCTTTGAAGATAAGTCAAACGATGTTATCCAGGATGATGTTTTCCGCCGTCTGTCGGCCTGCCATAACGTACTGTTTACGGGGCACCAGGCATTCCTGACCGCAGAAGCGCTGATCAGCATCTCTGAAACCACGTTACAAAACTTAAGCCAGCTTGAGAAGGGCGAAGCCTGCCCGAACGCGCTGTTCTAATCCTGTCGCTCCCCTGCGCTCAGGGGAGCATTTTCGGATAACCCCTGAAGATCTATCCGGTCATATCATTACTATAGTCAGTGTTAACTATCAGATTACAGAGAATATCAATGAAGAAAATCGTCACGCTGGTCGCCCTGAGCATCATAATGACAGGGTGTGTGAGCAGTGGAAAAGTGTCCGTCAAACGCGAGCAACTGGAGCACCACCGCTTTGTTCTGGAAAGCGTAAACGGTAAAACGGTCACCGGCCCGGAGCTCAGCTTTGGCGAGGACATGACGGTATCCGGCAAAATGTGCAATCAATTCACCGGCGAAGGAAAACTGTCGGACGGCGAATTAAAAGTGAAAAATTTAGCGATGACCCGAATGATGTGCGCAGATCCACAGCTTAACGCGCTGGACGGCACCCTCAGCGAGCTCTTCAGCAAGGGCGCGCAGGTCGATTTAACCGCGAACCAATTAACGCTGGCGACGGCAGAAACAACGCTAATGTATAAACTGGCGGATTTAGCGCACTAAGCCATTAAGTGAAAAGTTATACGCGTCAGGCGAAACGCCGCGCTTAATAACTCCCGCAGCTTCCGGCGGCAAGCGACTGTTCGCTACAACGTTTGCCGTTGGGTAGCGCGCACATACCAATTACTGAACCATCAAGCTGCCGGGCCGCTGAAAGCGAACCGCCAATCATAGCGCAATTCGCTTCGCCGGCGCTGGACATCGCCGCTTTCATCCCTGGCGAAACATGTGCCGCGGTTGCCTGCTGAACAGGTTCGCTACTGCAAGCCGACAATAATAACGCGGCACATCCCACCCAAAACGCTGCGCGCATTTCTCTCCCCTCTGTTTATTCATCCAAACGACACCGCCCTAAATAATAGGCAGCAGAAACTGACGCGTCGAGAGGCAAAGCGCGCATTTATGCGCTTCATTAACATTTATTGGCAATTTTTTACGTCTTTTCGGCAAGAAATCGCCATTCTCCTCCCGCCAGGGACACAAAAGCGAAAATGGGGCTTGAAGGGCTTTGCTAAAATAAAAGGATAACTACAGGATGCGCTCACGATTATGCGTGTCCCTCTTTTTTGCGCAATGTAAGGGTGTCATATGCAAACAATTGACGGTAATGGCGCAGTAGCGTCGGTGGCGTTCCGTACCAGCGAGGTTATCGCCATTTACCCGATTACGCCCAGTTCAACAATGGCTGAACAAGCGGATGCCTGGGCCGGCAATGGGCTTAAAAATGTCTGGGGCGATACGCCGCGTGTGGTAGAGATGCAGTCGGAAGGCGGCGCGATCGCCGCCGTTCACGGTGCGTTACAAACCGGTTCGCTTTCTACGTCATTTACATCATCGCAGGGGCTGCTGCTGATGATTCCAACGCTGTATAAACTGGCGGGGCAGCTCACGCCGTTTGTACTGCACGTTGCCGCGCGCACTGTCGCCACACACGCGCTTTCTATTTTTGGCGACCATTCCGATGTGATGGCGGTCCGCCAGACAGGCTGCGCGATGTTATGCGCCGCCAGCGTTCAGGAAGCGCAGGATTTTGCGCTGATCGCACACAGGGCTACGCTGAAAAGCCGCGTTCCGTTTATTCATTTTTTTGATGGCTTCCGTACATCGCATGAAATCAACAAAATTATACCGCTAACGAATGAAACCATTCTGAACCTGATGCCGCAGGCGGAGATCGACGCTCACCGCGCCCGCGCGCTGAATCCGGAACATCCGGTGATTCGTGGAACTTCAGCGAATCCGGACACCTACTTCCAGTCTCGCGAAGCGACCAACCCGTGGTACAACGCCGTTTATGATCATGTTGAAGAGGCGATGAAGGCATTTGGCGACGCTACGGGCCGTCAGTACCAGCCATTTGAATATTATGGCCATCCCCAGGCTGAACGCGTCATCATAATGATGGGCTCCGCCCTCGGCACCTGCGAAGAGGTCGTGGACGAGCTACTGATACGCGGAGAAAAGGTCGGCGTTCTGAAAGTCCGTCTGTTCCGCCCCTTCTCCGCCAAACATTTGTTACAGGCATTACCGGAAACCGTTCGCGCTATCGCCGTGCTGGATCGCACCAAAGAGCCTGGCGCCCAGGCCGAGCCGCTTTATCTGGACGTGATGACCGCACTGGCGGAGGCCTTTAATAATGGCGAGCGCGAAACGTTGCCGCGCACCATTGGCGGCCGTTATGGGCTATCATCCAAAGAGTTCGGCCCGGCGTGCGTACTGGCGGTCTTTAATGAACTCAGCCGTGCGAAACCCAAGCCACGGTTTACGGTGGGCATTTATGATGACGTTACTAACCTCTCGCTGCCATTACCGGAAAATACCCTGCCCGGCAGCGCTAAACTTGAAGCGTTATTTTACGGTCTGGGAAGCGACGGCAGCGTATCCGCCACGAAAAATAATATTAAAATTATCGGTAATTCTACACCGTGGTATGCGCAAGGTTATTTCGTTTATGACTCTAAAAAAGCTGGCGGGCTCACGGTATCGCACCTGCGCGTCAGCGAGAAACCCATTCGTTCCGCTTACTTAATTGCTCAGGCGGATTTTGTCGGCTGCCACCAATTACAGTTTATCGATAAATATCAGATGGCGGAGCGTCTAAAGCCCGGCGGTATCTTTCTGCTTAATACGCCGTACAGCGCCGACGAGGTCTGGTCGCGTCTGCCGCAAGAAGTTCAGGCGGTGTTGAATCAGAAAAAGGCGCGTTTTTACGTGGTTAACGCGGCGAAAATCGCCCGCGAATGTGGACTTGGCGCCCGCATCAATACCGTCATGCAAATGGCTTTCTTCCACCTGACGCATATTCTTCCGGGCGATAGCGCCCTGGTTGAGCTGCAGGGCGCGATTGCCAAAAGCTATAGCAGCAAAGGACAGGATCTGGTTGAGCGTAACTGGCAGGCATTGGCTCTGGCGCAGGAATCGCTGGCGGAAGTGCCGTTGCAGGCGGTTAATCCGCATAGCGCGCATCGCCCGCCGGTCGTCTCCGACGCCGCGCCGGATTTCGTGAAAACCGTTACCGCCGCCATGTTGGCGGGCCTCGGCGACGCACTGCCTGTTTCCGCCCTGCCGCCGGACGGAACATGGCCAATGGGCACCACCCGCTGGGAAAAACGCAATATCGCCGAAGAGATTCCTGTCTGGAAAGAGGAACTGTGTACACAATGTAATCACTGCGTCGCTGCCTGCCCTCACTCGGCAATTCGTGCGAAAGTCGTTTCCCCGCAGGCGATGGAGAACGCGCCAGCCAGTCTGCATTCGCTGGACGTGAAGTCCCGCGATATGCGCGGCCAGAAATATGTGCTGCAGGTCGCGCCGGAAGACTGTACTGGCTGTAATTTATGCGTAGAGGTCTGCCCGGCTAAAGATCGGCAAGATCCACAGATTAAGGCGATTAACATGATGTCACGCCTTGAGCATGTGGAAGAAGAGAAAGTGAATTATGACTTCTTCCTCGACTTACCGGAAATCGAACGCAGCAAACTGGAACGAATTGATATCCGCACATCGCAGCTCATTACGCCGCTGTTTGAATATTCCGGCGCCTGTTCCGGCTGCGGCGAAACGCCGTATATTAAACTGCTGACTCAGTTATATGGCGACAGAATGTTAATCGCTAACGCCACGGGGTGTTCCTCTATTTACGGCGGTAACTTACCCTCAACGCCTTATAC
This DNA window, taken from Salmonella enterica subsp. enterica serovar Typhimurium str. LT2, encodes the following:
- the hslJ gene encoding heat shock protein hslJ (similar to E. coli heat shock protein hslJ (AAC74461.1); Blastp hit to AAC74461.1 (140 aa), 69% identity in aa 1 - 138), translated to MKKIVTLVALSIIMTGCVSSGKVSVKREQLEHHRFVLESVNGKTVTGPELSFGEDMTVSGKMCNQFTGEGKLSDGELKVKNLAMTRMMCADPQLNALDGTLSELFSKGAQVDLTANQLTLATAETTLMYKLADLAH
- a CDS encoding putative cytoplasmic protein; translation: MSSAGEANCAMIGGSLSAARQLDGSVIGMCALPNGKRCSEQSLAAGSCGSY
- a CDS encoding putative reverse transcriptase; this translates as MPRLPAEQVRYCKPTIITRHIPPKTLRAFLSPLFIHPNDTALNNRQQKLTRREAKRAFMRFINIYWQFFTSFRQEIAILLPPGTQKRKWGLKGFAKIKG
- the nifJ gene encoding putative pyruvate-flavodoxin oxidoreductase (similar to E. coli putative oxidoreductase, Fe-S subunit (AAC74460.1); Blastp hit to AAC74460.1 (1174 aa), 92% identity in aa 1 - 1174), giving the protein MQTIDGNGAVASVAFRTSEVIAIYPITPSSTMAEQADAWAGNGLKNVWGDTPRVVEMQSEGGAIAAVHGALQTGSLSTSFTSSQGLLLMIPTLYKLAGQLTPFVLHVAARTVATHALSIFGDHSDVMAVRQTGCAMLCAASVQEAQDFALIAHRATLKSRVPFIHFFDGFRTSHEINKIIPLTNETILNLMPQAEIDAHRARALNPEHPVIRGTSANPDTYFQSREATNPWYNAVYDHVEEAMKAFGDATGRQYQPFEYYGHPQAERVIIMMGSALGTCEEVVDELLIRGEKVGVLKVRLFRPFSAKHLLQALPETVRAIAVLDRTKEPGAQAEPLYLDVMTALAEAFNNGERETLPRTIGGRYGLSSKEFGPACVLAVFNELSRAKPKPRFTVGIYDDVTNLSLPLPENTLPGSAKLEALFYGLGSDGSVSATKNNIKIIGNSTPWYAQGYFVYDSKKAGGLTVSHLRVSEKPIRSAYLIAQADFVGCHQLQFIDKYQMAERLKPGGIFLLNTPYSADEVWSRLPQEVQAVLNQKKARFYVVNAAKIARECGLGARINTVMQMAFFHLTHILPGDSALVELQGAIAKSYSSKGQDLVERNWQALALAQESLAEVPLQAVNPHSAHRPPVVSDAAPDFVKTVTAAMLAGLGDALPVSALPPDGTWPMGTTRWEKRNIAEEIPVWKEELCTQCNHCVAACPHSAIRAKVVSPQAMENAPASLHSLDVKSRDMRGQKYVLQVAPEDCTGCNLCVEVCPAKDRQDPQIKAINMMSRLEHVEEEKVNYDFFLDLPEIERSKLERIDIRTSQLITPLFEYSGACSGCGETPYIKLLTQLYGDRMLIANATGCSSIYGGNLPSTPYTTDANGRGPAWANSLFEDNAEFGLGFRLSVDQHRARVMRLLAQFADRIPAELNDALHAEATPDVRREQVAALRQHLKSVAGAEELLKDADALVEKSIWLIGGDGWAYDIGFGGLDHVLSLTENVNILVLDTQCYSNTGGQASKATPLGAVTKFGEHGKRKARKDLGVSMMMYGHVYVAQISLGAQLNQTVKAIQEAEAWPGPSLIIAYSPCEEHGYDLALSHDQMRQLTATGFWPLYRFDPRRADEGKPPLALDSRPPSDALAETLLNEQRFRRLNAQQPEVAEQLWRDAALDLQKRYDFLALLAGKAEKPGAD